The Triticum dicoccoides isolate Atlit2015 ecotype Zavitan chromosome 6A, WEW_v2.0, whole genome shotgun sequence genome has a window encoding:
- the LOC119315209 gene encoding eukaryotic translation initiation factor 5-like, protein MALQNIGASNKDDAFYRYKMPKMLTKIEGHGNGIKTKIVNMVGIAKALARPASYTMKYFGCELGAQSKFDDKTGVCIVNGAHDTAKLAGLLENFINKYVQCYKCGNPETEVVISKKQTLSLKCAACGFISDVDMDKVATFIMNNPPELKKGGKDKKAMRRAEKERLKEGEAADEEMKKLRKDGKKKGAASKDSTAKGVAAKKNATAGGSDEEHATSSTYSQAADFAAAADDDYDDDDDDGVEWQTDTSAEAARKRMEEQLSAATAEMVMLATEETEKKKKHAKMTPYDELVEEIKANVGNAATAAQIKAVLSSSTLPAAKDAMGALFEALFRGAGKGFAKDVKKNNDYLAAAVPDEGAQMLLLQAIEAFCGRCSAEALKEVPVVLKCLYDDDVLEEEAIVQWYDEAVAAGKASQVVKNARPFVEWLQVAEPDEE, encoded by the coding sequence ATGGCGCTGCAGAACATTGGCGCTTCGAACAAGGATGACGCCTTCTATAGGTACAAGATGCCCAAAATGTTAACCAAAATAGAAGGCCATGGTAATGGCATCAAGACAAAAATCGTGAACATGGTTGGCATAGCAAAAGCGCTTGCCAGGCCTGCTTCCTACACAATGAAGTACTTTGGCTGTGAGCTTGGGGCACAGTCTAAATTTGATGACAAGACAGGGGTTTGCATAGTCAATGGTGCCCATGACACTGCAAAGCTGGCCGGTCTTCTTGAGAACTTCATCAACAAGTATGTTCAGTGTTATAAGTGTGGCAACCCTGAAACAGAGGTTGTCATCTCCAAGAAACAGACGCTATCTCTGAAATGTGCTGCATGTGGCTTCATCTCGGATGTTGACATGGACAAGGTCGCTACATTCATCATGAACAACCCGCCAGAACTGAAGAAGGGAGGCAAGGACAAGAAAGCTATGAGAAGAGCTGAGAAGGAGCGGCTCAAGGAAGGTGAGGCTGCTGATGAGGAGATGAAGAAACTCAGGAAGGATGGGAAGAAGAAAGGTGCTGCATCCAAGGACAGCACTGCAAAAGGTGTTGCTGCAAAGAAAAATGCTACTGCTGGTGGTTCTGATGAAGAACATGCAACCTCGTCAACTTATAGTCAAGCTGCGGACTTTGCAGCTGCTGCAGACGACGactacgacgacgacgatgatgacggtGTGGAGTGGCAGACTGACACGTCAGCAGAGGCTGCGAGAAAGCGCATGGAGGAGCAGCTGAGTGCGGCAACTGCCGAGATGGTTATGCTTGCCACCGAAGAGACagaaaagaagaagaagcatgccaaAATGACTCCATATGATGAACTGGTCGAGGAGATCAAGGCCAACGTGGGCAACGCTGCCACTGCAGCTCAGATCAAGGCAGTGCTGTCCTCCTCAACCCTCCCCGCCGCCAAGGACGCTATGGGCGCCCTCTTTGAGGCGCTCTTCCGCGGCGCAGGCAAGGGGTTTGCAAAGGATGTCAAGAAGAACAATGACTACCTTGCTGCTGCCGTGCCTGACGAAGGAGCCCAGATGCTGCTGCTCCAGGCCATCGAGGCGTTCTGCGGCAGGTGCAGCGCCGAGGCCCTGAAGGAGGTGCCGGTAGTCCTGAAATGCCTGTATGATGACGACGTCCTGGAGGAAGAAGCCATTGTCCAGTGGTACGATGAAGCTGTTGCTGCCGGCAAGGCCTCCCAGGTTGTGAAGAATGCCAGGCCGTTTGTGGAGTGGCTCCAGGTCGCCGAACCGGACGAGGAGTGA